In one Brassica oleracea var. oleracea cultivar TO1000 chromosome C9, BOL, whole genome shotgun sequence genomic region, the following are encoded:
- the LOC106318176 gene encoding guanosine nucleotide diphosphate dissociation inhibitor At5g09550 — MDEEYDVIVLGTGLKECILSGLLSVDGLKVLHMDRNDYYGGESSSLNLTQLWKRFRGSDTPEENLGAIREYNVDMIPKFIMANGLLVQTLIHTDVTKYLNFKAVDGSFVYNKGKIYKVPATDVEALKSPLMGLFEKRRARKFFIYVQDYDEKDPKSHEGLDLSKVTAREIISKYGLEDDTIDFIGHALALHNDDGYLDQPAIDFVKRIKLYAESLARFQGGSPYIYPLYGLGELPQAFARLSAVYGGTYMLNKPECKVEFDGSGKAIGVTSAGETAKCKKVVCDPSYLSDKVKKVGKVARAVCIMSHPIPDTNEAHSVQIILPQKQLGRKSDMYLFCCSYAHNVAPKGKYIAFVSAEAESDNPEEELKPGIELLGPIDEIFYHSYDTYVPTNKQEEDNCFISGTYDATTHFESTVVDVLEMYTKITGKTLDLSVDLSAASATAEK, encoded by the exons ATGGATGAAGAGTATGATGTGATTGTTCTTGGGACTGGTCTCAAGGAGTGTATTCTTAGTGGTCTCCTCTCTGTCGATGGCCTCAAG GTGCTGCATATGGATAGAAACGACTACTATGGAGGAGAATCATCCTCTCTTAACCTCACTCAGTTATGGAAGCGTTTTAGGGGAAGTGATACTCCTGAAGAAAACCTTGGAGCAATCAGAGAATACAATGTCGATATGATCCCAAAG TTCATCATGGCTAATGGACTCCTTGTTCAAACCCTAATCCACACCGATGTCACCAAGTATCTTAACTTCAAAGCCGTTGATGGCAGCTTCGTCTACAATAAGGGCAAG ATCTATAAAGTCCCAGCCACTGATGTGGAAGCCCTAAAGTCGCCATTGATGGGACTGTTCGAGAAACGACGTGCGCGAAAGTTCTTCATCTATGTGCAAGACTACGATGAGAAGGATCCTAAGTCTCATGAAGGACTTGACCTTAGCAAAGTCACTGCTAGAGAGATCATCTC GAAGTACGGACTTGAAGATGATACAATCGACTTCATCGGTCATGCCTTAGCGCTTCACAATGACGATGGCTACTTGGATCAACCAGCCATTGATTTTGTTAAGAGAATCAAG CTCTACGCGGAATCATTGGCTCGATTCCAAGGAGGATCACCTTACATCTACCCATTGTATGGTCTAGGAGAGTTGCCACAG GCTTTCGCACGTTTGAGCGCTGTGTATGGAGGGACTTACATGCTGAACAAGCCTGAATGCAAG GTTGAGTTTGATGGCTCCGGAAAAGCTATCGGTGTCACTTCTGCAGGAGAAACTGCTAAATGCAAGAAAGTTGTCTGTGATCCTTCTTACTTGTCTGACAAG GTTAAGAAAGTTGGGAAAGTGGCTCGAGCAGTGTGTATAATGAGCCATCCTATTCCAGACACCAACGAAGCTCACTCGGTCCAAATCATTCTTCCACAGAAGCAGCTCGGACGCAAATCAGACAT GTACTTGTTCTGTTGCTCATACGCTCACAACGTAGCACCAAAGGGCAAATACATTGCTTTTGTCTCTGCAGAAGCTGAGTCTGATAATCCAGAAGAAGAGCTTAAACCTGGAATTGAATTGCTTGGACCTATTGATGAGATTTTCTACCATTCTTATGACACATACGTTCCGACCAATAAGCAAGAAGAAGACAACTGCTTCATCTCCGGT ACTTATGATGCAACAACGCATTTCGAGAGTACAGTGGTGGATGTACTAGAGATGTACACCAAGATCACTGGAAAG ACTCTTGATTTGTCTGTGGACTTGAGTGCTGCGAGTGCTACTGCCGAAAAATGA
- the LOC106318177 gene encoding transcription factor bHLH143: MPLDNSQQKWLPLGLNPQDIATGSSSPGAPFPELGKIYASEYQFRYLQPPFQALLSSYGTQVAAQRTLKSSQKRFLVFDQSGNQTRLLQCGSPVRFPSFVATDPEKILNFLNLEKGLSKDHAIPEKIFLHEDHVNGEEKESEMHEDTEEINALLYSDDEDNDDCESDDEVTSTGHSPFPVEQQACNNKTTEEEEELDETESCGGDDGPRLKRQKVLLDHSSYREDLSPSPSPSSVVGTKSLTNLKRSSDEKLQESNISSSNQEMGSGLSDEEETRKDKFHTALRILESVVPGAQGKEALLLLDEAIDYLKLLKRELTSQPKGLNNHR, encoded by the coding sequence ATGCCTCTTGATAACAGCCAACAGAAATGGTTACCATTGGGCTTGAATCCTCAGGACATAGCTACCGGGTCTTCCTCTCCTGGAGCTCCTTTCCCGGAACTCGGTAAAATATATGCATCTGAGTATCAGTTTCGCTATCTGCAGCCACCGTTCCAGGCCTTACTGTCCAGTTATGGAACACAAGTTGCTGCTCAGAGGACGCTCAAGTCTTCTCAGAAAAGGTTTCTAGTATTCGATCAGTCAGGAAACCAGACTCGCTTGTTACAGTGTGGATCTCCAGTTCGTTTTCCCTCTTTTGTGGCTACTGATCCAGAGAAAATTCTCAATTTTCTAAACCTAGAGAAAGGGTTAAGTAAAGACCATGCCATTCCAGAAAAGATATTCCTCCATGAAGATCATGTCAATGGCGAAGAGAAGGAGTCAGAGATGCACGAAGACACTGAGGAAATTAACGCACTACTGTATTCTGATGATGAAGACAATGATGATTGCGAGAGTGATGATGAAGTGACGAGCACAGGTCACTCTCCATTCCCAGTTGAACAACAAGCGTGCAATAATAAAACAACAGAAGAAGAAGAAGAACTGGATGAAACCGAAAGCTGTGGTGGTGATGATGGTCCACGTCTCAAAAGGCAGAAAGTACTACTGGACCATTCTTCATACAGAGAAGACCTATCACCATCACCATCACCATCCTCTGTGGTGGGTACCAAGAGTCTCACTAATCTCAAAAGGTCATCAGATGAGAAACTTCAAGAGTCCAACATCTCAAGCAGCAATCAAGAAATGGGTTCTGGTCTTAGCGACGAGGAAGAGACGAGGAAAGACAAGTTCCACACCGCTCTGAGAATCCTTGAGAGCGTAGTTCCAGGAGCACAAGGGAAAGAAGCTCTTTTACTACTAGACGAAGCCATTGATTACCTCAAGCTGCTGAAGCGAGAGTTAACCTCACAACCAAAAGGTTTAAACAACCACCGGTGA
- the LOC106318178 gene encoding uncharacterized protein LOC106318178: MVSGDDNGAEADWWLVTSKELLASRDFKGAKTLAIRACEDDSSRTHAADYIIAIADTLLAGESTVGDSKLPDWYAVLRLEKLTQSLERVAVQYRRLALLLNPTVNRLPFADQALKLVSDAWCVLSDPPRKSIYDRELQVSQPEQLAETSENPKAASFWTACPYCYALFEYPKGYEECALRCQQCGRAFEAVKTETPPVESNGQGVYFFCSWAMFPVGFSGDAKSSGSGWSPVSHLFHCPVLSPSDHQANLETPAPRNYHDVEDGGGDELYITISDDDEERNHAKKNKKGG; encoded by the coding sequence ATGGTCAGCGGCGACGATAACGGAGCTGAGGCGGATTGGTGGTTAGTCACATCGAAGGAGCTTCTAGCCTCAAGGGACTTCAAAGGAGCAAAGACACTAGCGATCCGCGCATGCGAAGACGACTCGTCCCGAACACATGCAGCGGACTACATCATCGCCATCGCCGACACTCTCCTCGCCGGAGAATCCACCGTCGGAGATTCGAAACTACCGGACTGGTACGCGGTGCTCCGTCTCGAAAAGCTCACCCAAAGCCTCGAACGCGTCGCGGTTCAGTACCGTAGACTCGCTCTTCTCCTCAACCCCACCGTCAACCGTCTCCCTTTCGCCGACCAAGCGCTCAAGCTCGTCTCCGACGCTTGGTGCGTCCTCTCCGATCCTCCGAGAAAGTCTATCTACGACCGAGAGTTGCAGGTGAGCCAACCGGAGCAGTTAGCTGAGACCTCGGAGAATCCAAAGGCTGCGAGCTTTTGGACGGCGTGTCCGTACTGTTACGCGCTTTTCGAGTATCCTAAGGGATACGAGGAATGCGCGTTGAGGTGTCAGCAGTGTGGGAGAGCGTTTGAAGCGGTTAAGACGGAGACGCCGCCTGTGGAGAGTAATGGCCAGGGGGTTTACTTTTTCTGTTCGTGGGCTATGTTTCCTGTAGGGTTTTCAGGTGATGCTAAAAGCTCTGGTTCTGGTTGGTCGCCGGTTTCACATCTCTTTCACTGCCCTGTGCTAAGCCCCTCTGATCATCAAGCAAATCTTGAAACACCTGCTCCAAGAAACTATCACGACGTGGAGGATGGTGGTGGTGATGAGTTGTATATTACAATATCTGATGATGATGAAGAGAGAAATCATGCAAAGAAAAATAAGAAAGGAGGATGA
- the LOC106318180 gene encoding protein TonB, giving the protein MINLRIPILVSFMFFLVFISSSLLFATPIFAARVGHSLVQEEATKIPQYNRLEESEEPEIPEEPEEPEIPEDPEAPEEPEEPEELPKESEEGSFEFPSWIPSFPFPGTNGGLPKTEKTKPTSVISEATSSGSNKKP; this is encoded by the coding sequence ATGATTAATCTTCGCATTCCTATTCTCGTCTCTTTTATGTTTTTCCTTGTTTTTATTTCGTCGTCCCTTTTGTTTGCTACGCCTATTTTTGCTGCTAGAGTAGGTCACTCTCTGGTACAAGAAGAGGCCACAAAGATTCCACAATATAATAGGCTTGAGGAGTCGGAGGAACCGGAGATTCCAGAAGAGCCGGAGGAGCCGGAGATTCCAGAAGATCCTGAGGCTCCTGAGGAGCCTGAGGAACCAGAGGAGCTACCAAAGGAGTCAGAAGAAGGGAGTTTTGAATTCCCCTCGTGGATCCCAAGCTTCCCTTTTCCCGGTACTAACGGCGGTTTACCAAAGACTGAAAAGACAAAACCTACAAGTGTTATTTCCGAGGCAACTTCTAGTGGTTCGAACAAGAAGCCATAG
- the LOC106318179 gene encoding periaxin-like: MALMKKSLFALLLSSPLLIICLTALLTYPASVGARRLVEEIPKPEIPKLPELPHMEIPKFPELPHPELPKFPEMPHAELPKFPELPHPELPKFEVPKLPELPKLEIPKLPEFPKPELPKIPEIPKHEGTKLMETPKVPEIPKPELPKVPEIPKPELPKVPEIPKPELPKIPEIQKPEAPKLPELPKVPEIPKPELPKVPEIPKPELPKVPEIPKPELPKIPEIQKPEAPKLPELPKVPEIQKPELPKVPEIPKPELPKMPEIPKPELPKMPEVPKLPELPKVPGTH; this comes from the exons ATGGCACTGATGAAGAAGAGTCTCTTTGCTCTTCTCCTCTCATCACCACTTCTCATCATCTGTCTTACTGCATTACTCACTTATCCGGCTTCAGTTGGAGCTCGCCGGTTAGTGGAGGAGATTCCTAAACCGGAAATACCCAAATTGCCTGAACTACCTCACATGGAGATACCAAAATTTCCCGAACTACCTCACCCGGAGCTACCTAAATTTCCGGAGATGCCTCACGCGGAGCTACCAAAATTTCCTGAGCTACCTCACCCGGAGCTGCCAAAATTCGAAGTTCCAAAGTTGCCGGAGCTCCCTAAACTAGAGATTCCCAAGTTACCTGAATTTCCAAAGCCCGAGCTGCCCAAGATTCCGGAAATTCCAAAGCACGAGGGGACTAAGTTGATGGAGACTCCGAAGGTGCCAGAGATTCCAAAACCAGAGCTACCAAAGGTACCAGAGATTCCTAAACCGGAGCTACCAAAGGTACCGGAGATTCCTAAACCGGAGCTACCAAAGATTCCGGAAATTCAAAAGCCTGAAGCTCCTAAGTTGCCGGAGTTGCCAAAGGTGCCGGAGATTCCAAAACCAGAGCTACCAAAGGTACCAGAGATTCCTAAACCGGAGCTACCAAAGGTACCGGAGATTCCTAAACCGGAGCTACCAAAGATTCCGGAAATTCAAAAGCCTGAAGCTCCTAAGTTGCCGGAGTTGCCAAAGGTGCCGGAGATTCAAAAACCAGAGCTACCAAAG GTGCCAGAGATTCCAAAGCCCGAGTTGCCGAAGATGCCGGAGATTCCAAAACCAGAGCTACCGAAGATGCCTGAAGTTCCCAAGTTGCCGGAACTCCCAAAAGTTCCTGGAACTCACTAA